A single window of Liolophura sinensis isolate JHLJ2023 chromosome 6, CUHK_Ljap_v2, whole genome shotgun sequence DNA harbors:
- the LOC135467868 gene encoding 2-hydroxyacyl-CoA lyase 2-like has product MAAGHTMEDVQAMLKKYVLPVGLSAAAFGVLIVLKRLGIIYQLFHKVDTNSKKHGGEIVADVLKAHGVKNIFTLVGGHISPILVACEKLGIRVVDTRHEATAVFAADAVARLSGTVGIAAVTAGPGLTNTVTAVKNAQMAESPVLVMGGAAATLLKGRGALQDIDQMSLFKPLCKFCATVNSVREIGPTVRKALQAAQSGTPGPVFVEFPIDVLYPYSIVKKEIGMKDGGPTSLGQKVINWYLQNHLNNLFAGAFEARDTQPLPVELPLASRSQVQKCVELISKAKRPVILLGSQATLPPTPADDLKAALESLGIPCFLGGMSRGLLGRKSPIQARQQRRDALKEADVVVMAGAVADFRLGYGRVLSRKSKIIAVNRNKEQLYKNSDMFWKPHVAVLADVGSFVVSLSKGLKGYRCDPDWLAKLQQRDEDKERANRDKANEKTAIHLNPLKVLHVVEEMLDDDSIIVADGGDFVGSAAYILRPRGPLRWLDPGAFGTLGVGGGFALGAKLCRPESEVWVIYGDGSLGYSVAEFDTFTRHKTPVIAVVGNDAGWTQIAREQVPMFGSEVACNLAFCDYHTVAEGYGGKGLILDCYNEDKMVDVIQEAKDKCRQGDSVLLNVLIGKTNFREGSISV; this is encoded by the exons ATGGCGGCCGGTCACACCATGGAAGACGTGCAGGCGATGCTGAAGAAATATGTTCTTCCAGTCGGTTTGTCAGCAGCTGCCTTTGGAGTTTTAATAGTGCTAAAGCGTCTTGGAATAATATATCAGCTATTCCATAAG gtagATACAAATTCAAAAAAACATGGAGGAGAAATTGTTGCTGATGTTTTAAAA GCGCATGGtgtgaagaatattttcactctTGTTGGAGGTCACATATCACCTATTTTGGTAGCCTGTGAAAAACTTGGAATTAGAGTTGTTGACACGAGACATGAG gcgACAGCGGTATTTGCTGCAGATGCCGTGGCGCGCTTGTCTGGGACCGTGGGAATTGCTGCCGTCACAGCAGGGCCAG GTCTGACGAACACGGTGACAGCTGTGAAGAATGCCCAGATGGCCGAGTCACCTGTCCTGGTTATGGGGGGAGCTGCTGCAACCCTTCTCAAG GGCAGAGGAGCACTTCAGGACATTGACCAGATGTCCCTGTTTAAACCTCTGTGTAAGTTCTGTGCGACTGTGAATAGTGTGAGAGAGATCGGCCCCACAGTGAGGAAGGCCCTACAGGCGGCCCAGTCAGGGACACCTG GCCCGGTCTTTGTGGAGTTCCCCATAGATGTTCTGTACCCATACAGTATTGTGAAGAAGGAGATCGGGATGAAGGATGGAGGCCCTACAAGTCTGGGTCAAAAGGTCATTAACTG GTACCTACAAAACCACCTGAACAATTTGTTTGCTGGTGCATTTGAAGCGCGGGACACTCAACCCCTGCCTGTGGAACTCCCCTTAGCCAGCCGCTCCCAAG TTCAGAAGTGTGTAGAGTTGATCTCTAAAGCCAAGAGGCCTGTGATATTGTTAGGAAGCCAGGCTACACTACCCCCCACCCCGGCCGATGACCTCAAGGCAGCTTTAGAG AGTCTGGGAATTCCATGTTTTCTGGGAGGGATGTCCAGGGGCCTTCTGGGTAGGAAGAGCCCTATACAAGCTCGGCAGCAGCGCCGTGATGCCCTGAAGGAAGCGGATGTGGTCGTGATGGCag GTGCTGTTGCTGACTTCAGATTAGGATATGGACGTGTACTGAGTAGAAAATCCAAAATCATCGCTGTCAACAGAAATAAGGAGCAGCTTTATAAA aaCTCTGACATGTTTTGGAAGCCACATGTGGCTGTCTTGGCTGATGTGGGCAGTTTTGTTGTAAGTCTGAGCAAAGGTCTGAAGGGGTACAGATGTGATCCTGACTGGCTGGCCAAATTACAGCAACGGGATGAAGACAAAGAGAGAGCTAACAG GGACAAGGCTAACGAAAAAACAGCTATTCATTTGAACCCTCTGAAGGTGTTGCATGTTGTGGAGGAAATGTTAGATGATGACAGTATTATAGTGGCTGATGGAGGAGACTTTGTGGGCAGTGCTGCATACATCCTCAG ACCACGTGGACCTTTGAGGTGGCTGGACCCTGGAGCGTTTGGTACCCTCGGGGTTGGGGGTGGGTTTGCCCTGGGGGCCAAACTGTGTCGCCCAGAAAGTGAGGTCTGGGTCATCTATGGGGACGGCTCTCTGGGCTACAGTGTAGCAGAATTTGATACCTTCACCAGACACAAG ACGCCAGTGATTGCTGTGGTGGGAAATGATGCTGGCTGGACCCAGATTGCCAGAGAACAAGTACCGATGTTTGGGAGTGAGGTGGCCTGTAATCTAGCT TTCTGCGATTATCACACAGTTGCCGAGGGTTACGGAGGTAAAGGATTAATCCTGGACTGTTATAATGAGGACAAAATGGTGGATGTCATTCAGGAGGCCAAGGACAAATGTCGTCAGGGAGACAGCGTGTTGCTCAACGTTTTGATTGGCAAGACCAACTTCAGAGAAGGCAGTATATCTGTGTGA
- the LOC135467203 gene encoding uncharacterized protein LOC135467203, translating into MAATQRVFRKGRTTSCIVVYVLWLTVLVHHVRAQSSSTDSTNNPTSAAATVTPTPAPSTAATTQAQTTPAPTSSPQTSFPQNADLGPCPCDLTSNGCDVNCCCDTDCSDSDRLAFSYCLPNSYLSKTDDKVCFQRDVIIIHNTPFEKNTTLEGLFCVYYDNYAKRNYYNIPDVITADDTDRLDMYINRYAGPSFQTGSRMDPRQFPQLYQSGAPIYTVFKNNALGVLGLPTGIHSSVCDDNNPAAYLYGQTSTCSRDLVDLGATCETSLAIRASTYYAGFKVVMNPFLLSTYFINDTSSISNGNRSYSDTTDPSEMITVTVTIITPTLPMSMTPPPPITPPADALFNFLPLLLSSPQPGFCDLVSIDDLYNNSCVLNVIPQLTHTCVSSPGGIPQLCNFTVLPEPRYNNTTGECSDAVTQVEYTITTNGSNGISKVDVAFVFSTLQQSDLPISQTFITQFKGVNETEPVEWSGNPGYVVGQPVRAGQLVRQLDPVDAVVLLAVQQNGTKPEDNSLTILKPSVSGDCSTGTGGRTNVLFGEEMRSGCFISFNMSDMADGCQLMQEIALLSLWPYGPNPPTNWSVATFGNSDPLVVGDWVSILVQNTPRTPVAGNGAECIDMVLGMHIQILYANVGSLANPQAKIVGVSFIYENPQTIAFQCVGAYCLPGTESAQQRFEVVQSVSFVDVSQPAAEVYAEAPLFLAKVPYDFFYPFSLGSGTLIQPQTLLILSALLSILVSTKFTYL; encoded by the exons ATGGCGGCAACTCAGAGGGTTTTTCGAAAAGGAAGAACGACATCATGCATTGTTGTATACGTTCTCTGGCTTACTGTTCTTGTACATCATGTCCGCGCGCAGTCTTCAAGTACGGACAGCACTAACAATCCTACAAGTGCTGCCGCTACAGTTACTCCAACCCCGGCTCCATCGACTGCCGCTACAACACAAGCCCAGACAACGCCAGCTCCTACTTCAAGCCCCCAGACATCTTTCCCACAAAATGCAG ATCTCGGCCCATGTCCTTGTGACCTGACCAGTAATGGTTGTGATGTCAACTGCTGCTGTGATACAGACTGCTCTGACAGTGATAGGCTGGCATTCTCGTATTGCCTGCCTAATTCTTATTT ATCTAAAACAGATGACAAAGTATGTTTCCAGAGGGATGTAATAATTATACATAATACTCCATTTGAGAAGAACACAACCCTAGAAggattattttgtgtttattatgacAATT ATGCTAAAAGGAATTACTACAATATCCCCGATGTTATAACTGCTGATGACACTGACAGGCTAGACATGTATATCAATCGATACGCTGGCCCATCATTCCAAACAGGGTCACGAATGGACCCCAGACAGTTCCCCCAACTATATCAG AGTGGTGCCCCAATATACACTGTGTTTAAGAACAATGCATTAGGTGTTCTGGGCTTACCCACAGGCATTCATTCCTCTGTGTGCGATGATAACAATCCAGCAG CATACCTGTATGGCCAGACATCTACCTGTTCCCGAGATTTGGTAGATCTGGGAGCTACCTGTGAAACATCATTAGCAATCAGAGCGTCTACCTATTATGCAGGGTTTAAGGTGGTCATG AATCCCTTCCTCTTAAGCACCTATTTTATAAACGACACCTCAAGCATAAGTAATGGTAATAGGAGTTATTCTGATACCACGGATCCCTCTGAAATGATAACCGTGACCGTCACAATAATAACACCCACTCTGCCAATGAGCATGACGCCTCCACCTCCTATCACCCCCCCAGCCGATGCCTTGTTTAACTTCCTCCCTCTGCTGCTTTCTTCTCCTCAACCAG GATTTTGCGACCTTGTGAGCATTGATGACCTGTACAACAACAGTTGTGTTTTGAACGTGATCCCGCAGCTTACTCACACATGCGTGTCTTCACCAGGAGGAATTCCTCAGCTTTGTAACTTTACAGTTCTGCCAGAACCCCGGTATAACAACACCACAGGAGAGTGTAGTGATGCTGTCACTCAG gttGAGTACACCATAACTACAAATGGATCGAATGGCATCAGCAAGGTTGATGTTGCATTTGTGTTCAGTACATTACAACAGAGTGATCTCCCCATTAGTCAGACTTTCATCACGCAGTTTAAAGGG GTGAATGAGACGGAGCCTGTAGAGTGGAGTGGTAACCCGGGCTATGTGGTTGGTCAGCCAGTCAGGGCTGGTCAGCTGGTCAGACAGCTGGACCCAGTAGATGCTGTCGTCCT CTTGGCAGTACAACAGAACGGCACCAAACCCGAAGACAACTCCCTGACCATTCTCAAACCATCAGTGTCAGGAGATTGCAGCACAGGAACTGGAGGCAGGACTAATGTGCTGTTCGGAGAGGAAATGAGATCAGGGTGCTTTATCAG TTTCAATATGTCTGATATGGCGGATGGTTGTCAACTTATGCAGGAGATTGCCTTACTGTCCCTGTGGCCCTATGGTCCCAACCCCCCGACGAACTGGTCTGTGGCTACGTTTGGTAACTCCGACCCTCTCGTTGTGGGAGACTGGGTCTCCATTCTGGTGCAGAACACACCTAGAACACCT GTTGCTGGAAATGGTGCAGAGTGTATAGACATGGTGTTAGGGATGCACATACAGATACTGTACGCTAACGTGGGCTCCCTGGCTAACCCCCAAGCTAAGATAGTGGGGGTGTCCTTCATCTACGAGAACCCACAGACCATTGCCTTCCAG TGTGTCGGTGCTTACTGCCTGCCTGGTACTGAGAGTGCCCAGCAGAGGTTTGAGGTTGTCCAGTCTGTCTCGTTTGTGGATGTCTCCCAGCCTGCAGCAGAAGTCTATGCCGAGGCTCCATTGTTTCTTGCCAAAGTACCATATGACTTTTTCTACCCATTCTCTCTTGGGAGTGGCACTTTAATCCAGCCACAGACTTTACTGATATTATCAGCTTTATTGTCAATATTGGTGTCaacaaaatttacttatttatag
- the LOC135466854 gene encoding uncharacterized protein LOC135466854 produces the protein MPASDLVWDPSSGPVFQVYGTKRKSSFQETEPQMSDVSMELNSMCKRRCMQRTEPEGLEVNHNDPDLHSLQHCQSMSTPHNQAMDQDMETQSHSHHHLISVQSYYGGPQIQHMQSQPSQATNDQYPAHMTAENNMVMDLCDETYMMLPEKTRSEREQEAAQSLMDSDCTPNQQQYHHNSLTFCDPNCVGARTTGPKVRCYCKPSWDGGMDLRPYVSDYY, from the exons ATGCCTGCTTCAGATCTAGTATGGGACCCATCCAGTGGTCCTGTGTTTCAAGTGTATGGCACAAAGCGAAAGTCCTCATTTCAGGAGACAGAACCTCAAATGTCAGATGTCAGTATGGAG CTCAACAGCATGTGTAAACGACGATGCATGCAGAGAACAGAACCTGAAGGGCTAGAAGTCAACCACAATGATCCAGATCTCCATTCCTTACAACACTGCCAGTCCATGAGCACTCCCCATAACCAG GCAATGGACCAGGACATGGAAACCCAATCCCATAGTCACCATCACTTGATATCTGTACAGTCATACTATGGAGGCCCTCAAATACAACACATGCAATCCCAGCCAAGTCAAGCCACAAATGACCAATATCCAGCTCATATGACAGCAGAG AACAATATGGTTATGGATCTATGTGATGAAACATACATGATGTTACCAGAGAAAACCAGGAGTGAGAGGGAACAAGAAGCAGCACAAAGCCTCATGGACTCAGACTGTACTCCAAACCAACAGCAGTACCACCATAACTCTCTAACTTTCTGTGATCCTAACTGCGT GGGTGCCAGAACAACAGGGCCTAAGGTGCGGTGTTACTGCAAACCTTCCTGGGATGGAGGGATGGATCTCCGCCCCTACGTATCAGATTATTATTAA